The Oscillatoria acuminata PCC 6304 genomic interval TTCAGCAGGAGGAATCAACCTGGGGGAAATCATTAATAATGCGGAAGCGTTAACGGTGATTCAAACCAGCCAAACCCCCTCACAAACCCTGGAATTAAATCAGGATACTGCTGCTAAAATTTCTCAAAACTTGACTGCCATTCAGGGGAATGTGATCGGAACCAGTGGTTCCCAGGCGATCGCCTTGTTGGAACAAAATCGAACGCAAGAATATGAGGACTATTTCGGACGGGACCTCTCCAGTCAAGCGGTGAGTCCCGCATCGGTGCGAGATGCTTTGAGTGCGATCGCCCGTCAAACTGGCAACCGTTCAGCGGTGATATATATCAACGCCCTAGCGGATGAATTAGAGTTGCTCGTTTTCACCCCAGAAGGGGAACCGATTCGCAAAACCGTCCCCAACTTACCGCGTCAAGACGTGATCGACTTAGCCATCCAGTTTCGGCAAATCCTCACAAATCCTCGCTATCAGGGAAGTCCAGTTTATTTAAAATCCGCCCAACAATTGTATCAATGGCTGATTGCCCCAGTCGCCTCAGAACTAGAAGCATTGGAGATTAATACCCTGTTATTCAGTCTGGATGAAGGATTGCGGTCCTTACCCCTCGCTGCCTTGCATGATGGAGAACAGTTTTTAGTGGAACACTATAGCCTTGCCCTGATTCCCTCTATGGGCTTAATTGATACTCAGTATCAATCTTTACAGGGCAGTCGAGTCTTGGCAATGGGGGCGTCTGAATTTACGGAACTGAGTGCCTTACCTGCCGTTCCCGTGGAGTTAGAGGCGATCGCCGGACAACTTTGGCAGGGAGAGGAGTTCTTAAACGAACAATTCACCCTAGAGAACCTCCGCACTCAACGGAGTCAACATCCCTACCGGATTATACACCTTGCCACCCATGCAGAATTCCAACCCGGACCCCTCACTAACTCTTATATTCAACTGTGGAATGAACAATTAGACTTAGAAGGATTGCGATCGCTGGGTTGGAATGACCTTCCGGTAGAATTATTGGTACTTTCCGCTTGTCGCACTGCCGTGGGCGATCGCCATGCCGAATTAGGGTTTGCCGGATTAGCAATTCAATCCGGCGTCAAATCCGCCCTCGCCTCCCTCTGGTACGTCAGCGACGAAGGCACCCTCGCCCTCATGACCGAATTTTACAGCCACCTGGGACAGAGTACCATTAAAGCGGAAGCCTTACGGGAAGCCCAAATCGCCATGCTTCGCGGTGAAGTACAAATTGAAGCGGGAGAATTGCGCGGATCCGGAACTCGCGGCAGCGTTACCCTCCCACCGCTATTGGCAAAAAACAAGACTGTCAATCTGTCTCATCCCTACTTCTGGTCCAGTTTTACCTTAATTGGCAATCCCTGGTAGAGGAACCGAATATAAAGTTATTGTGAAGACCCCCACTGGGGAGGGTAATGTCCGCAATTTTACTGAACCGATCGCACAAAAACACGGATAAGCTAGAACTATCTAATAAAATTGTCCTCTATCTAAAGGACGAGATCCGGGTGCAGTTTTTCGTTCATTCATCAGATTCCTGACTGAATTAACCCCATTAGCTGGCACCCCTTGTCCGATTTGGTGGAATCGATCCAAAATCCAGCCATCAGGGCAAGAAATTGGTATTGACTCTGCCGATTCTTCACACATTCTAATTTATCCATTCGCCTGCCGAGAGATTTAAACGATGAAACTCGATGGAATCACGTTTCAGTGGTTAGTTATTTTCTCCCTCCTGGGCAGCTTATCTCCAGTAAACCCTGCTTCTGCACAACCCATCACACCGGCAGCCGATGGGACCAATACTGTAGTCACCCCAGAGGGCGATCGCCTAGATATCAGCGGCGGTTCCCTGAGTCAAGATGGGGCAAATCTGTTCCACAGTTTCCAGCAATTCGGGTTATCTCAGGGCCAAATTGCCAACTTTTTATCTAACCCAGAAATTCGCAACATCCTCGGACGAGTTGTCGGGGGCGATGCTTCTTATATTAATGGCTTAATTCACATTACTGGAGGCAACTCCAACCTATTTTTAATGAATCCCGCAGGCATCCTATTTGGTGCCAATGCCCAACTTAATGTTATGGGGGACTTTACCGCCACCACCGCCACCGGGATTGGATTGGGAGAGTCTTGGTTTAATGGAGTTGGGGATAACAATTATGCAGCACTGGTGGGAACTCCCAGTGCTTTTAATTTTTCTGTATCACAACCCGGTAGTATTGTCAATCTCGGTGACTTATCTTTACAACCGGGACAGAATTTAACCTTGTTAGGGGGTAACGTCCTCAACAGCGGCACCCTTTCTAGTTCCGGGGGCACAATTACCCTAGCGGCAGTCCCCGGAGAAAGTTTGGTCCGGATTTCTCAGGCGGGACATTTGCTCAGTTTAGAGGTGAGGAGTCCTGAAAGTACCCCCACCTCCCTGATGCCAGTTTCATTACCCGAACTTCTGACAGGGGGTGGGACGACTCACGCCAATCAGGTGCAGGTGAACCCCGATGGCACAGTCGCCCTGACAAGTTCGGGACCCGCAGTTCCGATCGCAGGGGGAACGGCGATCGCCTCTGGTACATTAGATGTATCCGGAGAAACTGGCGGGACCGTCCAAGTCTTAGGTGAAAACGTCGGGGCGATCGCGGCTGAGATTAACGCCTCGGGCATCCAAGAGGGAGGCACAATCCTCCTCGGCGGTGAATATCAAGGCCAAGGACCCATCCCCAACGCCTTATACACCTTCGTCAGTGGCGATTCTACCATTAAAGCCGATGCCGGAACCGTCGGAGATGGCGGACGGGTGATTTTATGGGCCGATGATACAACTCGCTTTTATGGTAATATAACAGCCCGAGGCGGTGCCGAGGGGGGTGATGGCGGATTTGTCGAAGTCTCTGGGAAACAAGACTTGATATTTCGAGGGATTGCGGATCTCAGTGCGACTAACGGCAACTTAGGCACTTTACTCCTAGACCCGGAAAATATTATTATCGTCAATGGCAGCGATGGTGCAGATGATTACACCTTTTCTGAGGATGGAGAATTATGGTCATCTTCAAGTGGGGATGCGACCATTTCTGAGGAAGCACTGGAAAACCAAACCGGCAATATTTATTTAACGGCTACGAATGACATTACCGTAGAGAATTTAACCGATAACGAACTCTCCCTCAAACCCAAAGGGGGCGAGGTCCAGTTGATCGCCGACTCCGATGGAGATGGGACTGGCTCATTTTCCATGCATCCTTCTGATACTTTGAGCATCCAAGGAGGAAATCTACAAATTAGTGCTGCCGAGATATCTATCAGCAACATTGAACTCTTAACCTATGAGGAACTATTACCCTGCACCTATTACTGTAATTATTATGACTACAATAACTATGATGGCAGTAATGGCTATGACTCGCCTCAAGGCTACTATCAGGTGCATACTCCCAGCAACTTAGATTTATATGCTACGGGTGATATCCTCATCAATACGATTTCCACCCCTGACCACAATTCCGGAACTGTGTACATTCAAAGTCAACAGGGGATGGTGGAGGTCGGTTCAATCTTAAACAGTAGCTCAACTTTCAATCTTCAAGGGAAAACCGCGGTGACGACGGGTGAGATTCATGCTAGTTCTCTCTCGATCACTAGTGCATCCGGTCCTGTTACCGTCGATGGCAATATCACGAGCAGGAATGGTACCACCATTACAGCTCAGTCTGATATCAGAACCGCTGACATTGGTTCGGTTAATAATCGGATATTCCTGACTAGCAATAACGGGACGATCACCGTGGGTACGCTGGATACCTCTTCCGACTGGGTACCTGGAAAAGACATCGAACTGAGGGCTGCGGGTAACATTACAACCTCGGCGCTCCGCACCTTCTCTACTGCCAACTCAACAACCTATGGCAGTGGCGGAACGATCAGTCTGACTAGCACATTGGGGGCGATCGCAACCAGAGAGATTAACACTTCAAGTGCGAACCAAACCGCCGGAAATGTTACCCTCCGGGCCAGAAACAACATTGGGACGAATAACATCACGACGGTCGGTCAAACAGGGGGAGGCTCGATTGTACTGAACAGTTCGGCAGGTGAACTCAATTTCGGCTGGCTAGATTCCCATAGTGATGGGGGTCGGGGAGGAAATATCAACCTCTTTGCCGCCCAAGGAGAAATCTGGACGACGGTTCTGCGGTCTTACGGTTATACTCAGGGTGGGTCAATTCAGATCACTAGCAATAATGGACCGACCACACTGTATGAAAACGTTTATACCCATAGTGTCAATGGTCAAGGGGGAAACCTTACCGTTACTGCCGAGGGAGATATTATCAGTTATTATGACATTCGGACGGCTGGAAAGACGGGTAGTGGGGACATCAGCCTTACGAGTACCTCCGGCGCGATCGATATTATAGATACTAGCTCAATCCAATCCTATAGTGAAACTGGCACATCAGGAAATGTTACCCTATCTGCTTTAGGCAATATTACCACGGCTGAAATCCTGTCTTATGGTTCTATCGCCGGTGGGGATATCAGTATTACCAGCAATAATGGTACAATTAATACCACCGCCGGGAATATCCAAGCCTTCAGCCAGGAAATTGGAGGTAATATTACCCTGTCTGCTTTAGGCGAAGTCAAAACCGGGAATATCTATGCGGCGGCCCATGAGAGTGGTGGCACGGTGCAAATCACCAGTCAAGCTGGGGCGATCGATACCCGTGCCGGAGAAATTCGGACGAATAGTAAACATGGAGTAGGCGGGAGCATTACCCTGGATGCCTCGGGGGATGTGCTCACCTCTTATATCCAAGCTTCGGGACAGACGGGGGGCGGTGATGTGACCCTAACCAGTCGCACCGGGGCGATCGATACATCAAGCAATTCGATTGTCGCGACGAGCGAAGAGGGTGCGGGGGGAGATGTTACCCTAACGGCTGAAGGGGATATCGAAACTTATGATATTTTAGCCGGGGCCGAGGGTCAAGGGGGCAATATCACCCTAACCAGTGAATCTGGGGTGATTGATGCCAGCAACGCTGTACTAGGCTCAGTGTCAGTGAGTAACAATGGGGGAAATGTTACCCTACAAGCCGATCGCAACATTTATACCAACTCTATCCAAACCCATACCGAAGGGGATGCGACAAAGCGCGGGGGAGACATCCGCATCACCAGTACCAGTGGTGCAATCGATACTACCGGCGGTGGAAATTTAATTGTTCCTGAACCGCAAATCTCACTCGATGCCTCAATTGCCGAGATTGCCAATACATTTTCGACGGAAAAAGCTAATCTTAACGCTTATGCTGCCAATGGGACAGGAGGAAACATCACCCTGTCTGCTCCCAATGGATTAACCCTCGGACACCTGAGTTCCTTTGGTCCAGCCAATAGTGGGAGCGTCAGTGTGACGAGTTTGTTGGGAGATATCACAACCCAGGTGATTTTTTCCGTATCCGAGAATGGCACAGGTGGCAATATCACTTTAAATGCACCCCAGGGAGATATTACCACGAGTCACCTCGCCTCCTATGCCGCCCAACAAGGGGGGACAATCAACCTTACCAGTGGGGGGCGGTTTAATATTGGAGGAGCAACGATTAACTCCTATGCCACCACAGGTGCAGCAGGAGATGTGACGATCGCCCTTCAAGAGAGCCTCACCCTGGGAGGAGATAGCAACCGGAGTGCCATTCGCTCTGAAGGCTATACTAGCGGTGGAAAGATTACCGTGACGAGCGATACCGGGGCGATCGCCGCCAACGGTTCCCTAGATTCCTTCTCCTCTGAGGGTACTGCCGGAAATGTCATCTTGTCAGGCAATGGCGATATTACCCCCAATGGCATTCGGTCCGAAGGAGCACAACAGGGGGGAAGTATTACCCTAGAAAGTACCACCGGAACTATTGATACCCGCAATGGGGGATTAAATTCATACTCCAATGCCGGAACCGCTGGGGATGTGAATCTCACGGCATCTGGAGATGTCTCCACCTCAACCATTCGCTCCGAAGGTTATACTCAAGGCGGAAAGATTACCATTACCAGTGATTCAGGGGCGATCGCCACCGACGGTCCCCTCAACTCCTTCTCCCAAACGGGGACCGCCGGGACCGTTAACCTGTCTGCCTTACAAAACAATATTACCGCATCAAATATTCGGTCCGAAGGACAGCAGGGCGGTGGTAGCATTACGATTCACACCGGGGGGACTCTTGATTTAAGTGCAGCGACCCTCAACTCCTATTCCTCCACGGGAACCGCCGGGGATGTCACCCTCACCGCTGAACAGAATATCAACTTAGGTGGGGATGAGAGTAATAGTGCGATTCGGTCCGAAGGTTATACTCAAGGCGGAAAGATTACCATTACCAGTGATTCAGGAGCGATCGCCACCGGGGGTTCCCTAGATTCCTTCTCCTCCCAAGGAACAGCGGGAAATGTCACCCTGTCTGCTGATGGTGATATTACGCCCAACGGAATTCGGTCCGAAGGAACACAACAGGGGGGGAGTATTACCCTCGAAAGTATCACCGGGAACCTTGATACCCGCAATGGCGGATTAAATTCCTACTCCAGTGCCGGAACAGCCGGAGATGTGAATCTGACTGCATCTGGAGATGTCACCACCTCAACCATTCGGTCCGAAGGATATACCCAAGGGGGAAATATAGGGATTAACAGTAACTCGGGAGCGATCGCCACCACCGATTCCCTCAACTCCTTCTCAGAAACGGGCACCGCTGGAACTGTCAATCTGAGCGCCAATCAGAATATTACCACCAATGGGATTCGGTCCGAAGGGTCACAACAGGGGGGGAATATTACCCTAGAAAGTGCCACGGGCGGAGTCGATGCCAGTGGGGGTAACCTGGATTCCTATTCCAGCGATGGTAATGCCGGACAAATTACCGTAACCGCAGAAGGGGACATCCAAACCGGATTTATTCGCAGCTTTACCTTAGATGATTCCAGTACCTCACTCGGTGGAGAAATTCGCCTCACAAGTCGCAGCGGGGCGATTGATACTACCGCTGGAGACTTATCTGGGGAAGCAGAAATTGCTTTGGATGCCGATGTTTCTTCCCCGGAAGTCGCCAATGCCTTCCAACATGACCAAGCCAATATAAACGCCTATTCCGCCAATGGCACAGCCGGCAATATTACCCTCAATGCCAACAACCAAATTACCACCCGTCATATCAGTTCTTATGCCGGAGAAGGCAGCGGGAATGTTACTCTGGGGAATAGCATCGGCGATATCACAACCGGCGTGATTTTTTCCAGTACCCGCAACGGTAACGGAGGTGCGATCGCCATCCAAGCCCCCGATGGTAACATTAACATCAATCACATTGCCACCTATTCCACCAACGGCACCGGAGGAGAAGTCAATCTATCCGCCAGTGGTAGCGTCACCTTGAATAACATTGCCTCCTTTGGCAACTTAGAAAGTGGCGACGTCACCATCACCAGTGACGCCAGTACCATTACCACCGGCGCAATTCAAACCCTCGCCCCTTCTGGAACATCTGGAAATATCACCTTAAATACCTTTAGTACCTCCGGAAACATTCAAACCGCCCAACTGCGATCGTCTGGGGCAGAAGGTGCCGGGGATATTACCGTAATTGCAGAAGATGGTTCCGTACTCAGTGGCGATATTGAATCCACATCCGAAAACGGAGATTCCGGGGATATCACGGTTGAAGGGTCAGGAGACGTGGAAACCGGAGATATTCAGTCTGAAGGGGGTCAAAATAGTGGGGATATTACCGTCAACAGCAGCGAAGGGTCTGCCACCACCGGCAATGTAGAAACCATTGCTCACAATGGGGATTCTGGCAATATTGCCGTCAATGCTGAAAAAGATGTACTCACCGGAGACATTCGGTCCGAAGCCAGTCAAAATAGTGGCAACATTCGATGTCAATAGCAATTCCGGAAGGGTCACCACCGGCAATATTGAAACCATTGCCCACAATGGTAACTCCGGTAATATTTCCGTAACGGCTGAAAAAGATATACTTACCGGAGACATTCGGTCCATCGGCGGAAACAATAGTGGTAATATTCAAGTCGAAAGTCGGTGGGGTACGATTACTACCGGCGATATTGAAAGTATAGCGGGAACCGGAACTGCCGGAGATATTAGCCTCTATGCTGACGGAGAGATTAACACCGGAAATGTGACCTCAACTGGAGCCTTGGGGGGTGGAAATATCGATCTCAACAGCAAGACTGGAGAGGTGAATACCGGAACCGTCTTGACGAATGGCGAACAACTGGATATTTCTGAAGGGAGTGCGATCGCCCCCACCGAAGAACCGGATGCGTTCGTAGTACCCTGGATTGAGCAGAGTAACTTGCTGCCACAGACGTTAGAAACCCAGCAAGCGGGGAATCCTAACGCAACCCAAGAACTGAATCCTGTCCTGACTGTAGATCCAGGGATTAACATAGCCCAACAAAACCTTGAAATGCAGCAAGTCTTATCAAGGACCGGAGACAGCCTTGCTATAACAAGTATGGTTAACAGCGATCGCATTGGACTGCAAGGGTTGCAAAATAATAGTACCCTCAACAGTATGATGCAGGCGATCGGGATCAGCGACCTCAAAAGTGTAACCGATAGCATCAGCGATCGCACCTCTACCACCCAACAAATTCTGCAAGCCCTCAACGCCTTTCATAGCAGTCCCCTAGGCATCTCCTCTGGGGATGCCGTCGCCGCCCTCGAACAAAGCCGGGATGACGAATATAGCGAATATTTCGGCACTAATTTCTCCCAAAGATTAATGAACAGTGCCTCCTTGAAGGATGCCTTAGTCAAAATTACCGCAGAAACCGGGTACCAGTTCGCCGTCATTTATATCACCGCCTTACCCAGTCAACTGGAACTGATCCTGTTTACCGCAGATGGACAACCGATACGCAAAACCATTCCGGAAGCTCCCCGAGAACAACTCCTAGAAGTCGTCAACCAATTTCGCGGTGAACTCACCAATCCCCGACGTTTCAATTCCCAGAGTTATCTCAAATCCTCCCAACAATTATATAACTGGCTGATTGCCCCGATCGCCGCAGACTTAGAAGCGGCAGGGATTAATACCCTCATGTTCAGCATGGATGCCGGATTGCGTTCGTTACCCATCGCTGCCTTACATGATGGAGAACAGTTTCTCGTCGAAAAATATAGCTTGAGTCAGATTCCCTCCGTCAGCTTGATTGATACCACCTATCGTGCCTTACAGGATACAAGGGTTTTAGCAATGGGCGCATCCACCTTTACCGAACTGTCCCCCTTACCAGCAGTTCCCGTAGAACTCACCACCATTGCCAGTCGCTTATGGCAAGGCGAAGCCTTTATCAACGAACAGTTTACCCGAGAGAATTTACTCCAACAACGGCAAAGCTATCCCTATCCCATCATTCACCTAGCTACTCACGGCGAATTTAAGTCCGGCAGTCCCAGTGAATCCTATATTCAATTATGGGATGACCAACTGCAACTCGATCGGATTCGGGAAATGGGTTGGAACAGTCCCGTCGTAGAGTTATTAGTCCTTTCTGCCTGTCGCACTGCATTAGGGGACGAACGCGCCGAATTAGGCTTTGCTGGGTTAGCCGTCCAAGCCGGAGTCAAATCCGCCTTAGCCTCCCTCTGGTACGTCAGCGATGAAGGAACTCTAGCACTGATGACCGAGTTTTATACCCACCTCACCGATGCCAAAATTAAAGCGGAAGCCTTACGAGAAGCCCAAATTGCCATGATTCGCGGAGAAGTCCGGATCGAAGGGGGACAGTTACTCGGAACCGGCAATCTGGAAGGCATCACCCTCCCTTCGGGTTTGCAAAATCAACGTCTCTCCTTTGCTCATCCTTATTTTTGGTCCAGTTTCACCTTAATTGGCAGTCCCTGGTAGGGGAGATGGGGGAGATGGGGAAGCAGGGGAAGCAGGGGAAGATGGGTCCTCGTGACTAGCCCTGTCAAGGTGTGTAGATTGTAGGGGCGTATTGCATACGCCCTCTTTTGGGCGTATGCAATACGCCCCTACAAGAAACCCTGATTTTTCGTCATTAAATTTACCTCTTGTAGGGGCGCGAGAGTGATCGCCTGTCCAAGAAACCCTGATTTATTAGGGGTCGAGAATGGAGTCACCTCCATCCCCTCCCATTCAGAACCGGACATGAGACTTTCACCTCATCCGGCTCCTAGTTTAGACGCCCATTGTCATTGGTACGACTTGACGTTCTGCATATCTTCAGCCGTCTTTTTATCGTGACAGTGCCGATGCAATAACTGTAGATTTCGGTATTCATCTTTACCTCCCATTGAGAGCGGCTGGATGTGGTCAACCTCCATCAAGTCTTCCATTGCGAAATATTGTCCGCAACGTGAACATCGGCCTGAGTGCTTTTTAAGCAATTTTGCTACTCGCATTGGAACTTCTAATGAGGTTCCTCTTCTAGTTGCCCAATAACTCCAATTTCCGTCATACGGGGATGCTTCTGGCTTGACCAATGTATGCCTTGTAATTTGAGTATAGGAGTGTTTCCAGAGACTTAATCCGTCTTTTGCTTGAAACAGCCACTTCTCATTTCTTTCCTTTCCGTTTCCGATTTTAACCGTGACCTTATGGAAATATTTTCTCAGCTTTTCAAGGTTTGCCTGACCGCATCTTGATACTGTCCATGCCCTCAATTGTTGCCAAATGTTATAGTCCATTTGGCTGAAGGTTTCCGCTGAAACTACCCCTGAGTAGTAATTACTCCAACCTCTAATGATTGGGTTTAGTCTACTTATTAGGGCCGCTTGGGGTGCAGTTTTATGATTTTTGATGACACCCTTTAATGCTTCACTGTGGGCTTTGATTGCTTTGGCGCTTGGCTTGATATGGGTTTTATGCCCGATTAGTCTGCTGTTTGCGCCTCCTGTTTTCCCGGACTTGTATTTACCTACTGGATATTGCCTAATGGTAAATCCGAGGAAATCAAATCCTGGGGTGACCTTTTCTCCATTTACTTCGATTTCTCTAAGTGTGTGGCATATTTTGGTCTTTTCAGGTTTAAGCTCAAGTCCTACGGGCTTTAGCCAGTTTTCCAAAGCTATCTTGCATTGATTGATGATTTCAATCTCTGGTGAGATTACTACGAAATCATCGGCATATCTGATTAAGGTGGCCTTGACTTTCTGACCTTGAATTAAAGGATACAGTTCTTCGATTAACCTGGCCATTCCATCCAATGCAATGTTGGCCAGGAGCGGACTTATCACTCCTCCTTGGGGTGTCCCGCTTGGGGTCTCCTCAAATACGCCATTATCCACTACCCCTGCCTTTAACCATTGTTTGATTTGGCGACGGTGTTGTGAACAACAATCTAATTTGGACAGTAGGTATTCATGGTTAATCTTGTCGAAGCATTTGGTTATATCTGCATCTAGGACATAATAACTGCCCTTATTTATAGATGCGTAGATGCGACCTATTGCGTCGTGGGCAGAGCGTCCTGGTCGGAAACCATAGCTCGTCCCTTCAAACCTAGCTTCCCATTCGGGTTCTAAGGCTTGTTTAACCAAGGCTTGCTCGGCTCTATCTCTAATAGTTGGGATACCCAATGGGCGCTTTTCATTACGTCCTGGTTTGGGAATCCAAACCCTTCTGAGTGCTTTGGCTAAGAATTGTTCACCAAGGTCCTTAACAAGTTCGAGGCGTTGTTCGGGTTTTAAGGATTTTACCCCATCTATCCCTGCCGTCCTCTTGCCTTGGTTGTCTTGGGTCACTTTCCTAACCGCTAAGAGCCTCGCGTAATATGACGAGGTTAGAAGTTTTTGCAACCTTCTGGCTTTGGCATCCTGTCCCGATTTAGCCGCTTGGAAAATACGTTTTTGCAACTTAAATACTTTCCTTTGAAC includes:
- a CDS encoding filamentous hemagglutinin N-terminal domain-containing protein, which encodes MKLDGITFQWLVIFSLLGSLSPVNPASAQPITPAADGTNTVVTPEGDRLDISGGSLSQDGANLFHSFQQFGLSQGQIANFLSNPEIRNILGRVVGGDASYINGLIHITGGNSNLFLMNPAGILFGANAQLNVMGDFTATTATGIGLGESWFNGVGDNNYAALVGTPSAFNFSVSQPGSIVNLGDLSLQPGQNLTLLGGNVLNSGTLSSSGGTITLAAVPGESLVRISQAGHLLSLEVRSPESTPTSLMPVSLPELLTGGGTTHANQVQVNPDGTVALTSSGPAVPIAGGTAIASGTLDVSGETGGTVQVLGENVGAIAAEINASGIQEGGTILLGGEYQGQGPIPNALYTFVSGDSTIKADAGTVGDGGRVILWADDTTRFYGNITARGGAEGGDGGFVEVSGKQDLIFRGIADLSATNGNLGTLLLDPENIIIVNGSDGADDYTFSEDGELWSSSSGDATISEEALENQTGNIYLTATNDITVENLTDNELSLKPKGGEVQLIADSDGDGTGSFSMHPSDTLSIQGGNLQISAAEISISNIELLTYEELLPCTYYCNYYDYNNYDGSNGYDSPQGYYQVHTPSNLDLYATGDILINTISTPDHNSGTVYIQSQQGMVEVGSILNSSSTFNLQGKTAVTTGEIHASSLSITSASGPVTVDGNITSRNGTTITAQSDIRTADIGSVNNRIFLTSNNGTITVGTLDTSSDWVPGKDIELRAAGNITTSALRTFSTANSTTYGSGGTISLTSTLGAIATREINTSSANQTAGNVTLRARNNIGTNNITTVGQTGGGSIVLNSSAGELNFGWLDSHSDGGRGGNINLFAAQGEIWTTVLRSYGYTQGGSIQITSNNGPTTLYENVYTHSVNGQGGNLTVTAEGDIISYYDIRTAGKTGSGDISLTSTSGAIDIIDTSSIQSYSETGTSGNVTLSALGNITTAEILSYGSIAGGDISITSNNGTINTTAGNIQAFSQEIGGNITLSALGEVKTGNIYAAAHESGGTVQITSQAGAIDTRAGEIRTNSKHGVGGSITLDASGDVLTSYIQASGQTGGGDVTLTSRTGAIDTSSNSIVATSEEGAGGDVTLTAEGDIETYDILAGAEGQGGNITLTSESGVIDASNAVLGSVSVSNNGGNVTLQADRNIYTNSIQTHTEGDATKRGGDIRITSTSGAIDTTGGGNLIVPEPQISLDASIAEIANTFSTEKANLNAYAANGTGGNITLSAPNGLTLGHLSSFGPANSGSVSVTSLLGDITTQVIFSVSENGTGGNITLNAPQGDITTSHLASYAAQQGGTINLTSGGRFNIGGATINSYATTGAAGDVTIALQESLTLGGDSNRSAIRSEGYTSGGKITVTSDTGAIAANGSLDSFSSEGTAGNVILSGNGDITPNGIRSEGAQQGGSITLESTTGTIDTRNGGLNSYSNAGTAGDVNLTASGDVSTSTIRSEGYTQGGKITITSDSGAIATDGPLNSFSQTGTAGTVNLSALQNNITASNIRSEGQQGGGSITIHTGGTLDLSAATLNSYSSTGTAGDVTLTAEQNINLGGDESNSAIRSEGYTQGGKITITSDSGAIATGGSLDSFSSQGTAGNVTLSADGDITPNGIRSEGTQQGGSITLESITGNLDTRNGGLNSYSSAGTAGDVNLTASGDVTTSTIRSEGYTQGGNIGINSNSGAIATTDSLNSFSETGTAGTVNLSANQNITTNGIRSEGSQQGGNITLESATGGVDASGGNLDSYSSDGNAGQITVTAEGDIQTGFIRSFTLDDSSTSLGGEIRLTSRSGAIDTTAGDLSGEAEIALDADVSSPEVANAFQHDQANINAYSANGTAGNITLNANNQITTRHISSYAGEGSGNVTLGNSIGDITTGVIFSSTRNGNGGAIAIQAPDGNININHIATYSTNGTGGEVNLSASGSVTLNNIASFGNLESGDVTITSDASTITTGAIQTLAPSGTSGNITLNTFSTSGNIQTAQLRSSGAEGAGDITVIAEDGSVLSGDIESTSENGDSGDITVEGSGDVETGDIQSEGGQNSGDITVNSSEGSATTGNVETIAHNGDSGNIAVNAEKDVLTGDIRSEASQNSGNIRCQ
- a CDS encoding CHAT domain-containing protein; translated protein: MATFDVNSNSGRVTTGNIETIAHNGNSGNISVTAEKDILTGDIRSIGGNNSGNIQVESRWGTITTGDIESIAGTGTAGDISLYADGEINTGNVTSTGALGGGNIDLNSKTGEVNTGTVLTNGEQLDISEGSAIAPTEEPDAFVVPWIEQSNLLPQTLETQQAGNPNATQELNPVLTVDPGINIAQQNLEMQQVLSRTGDSLAITSMVNSDRIGLQGLQNNSTLNSMMQAIGISDLKSVTDSISDRTSTTQQILQALNAFHSSPLGISSGDAVAALEQSRDDEYSEYFGTNFSQRLMNSASLKDALVKITAETGYQFAVIYITALPSQLELILFTADGQPIRKTIPEAPREQLLEVVNQFRGELTNPRRFNSQSYLKSSQQLYNWLIAPIAADLEAAGINTLMFSMDAGLRSLPIAALHDGEQFLVEKYSLSQIPSVSLIDTTYRALQDTRVLAMGASTFTELSPLPAVPVELTTIASRLWQGEAFINEQFTRENLLQQRQSYPYPIIHLATHGEFKSGSPSESYIQLWDDQLQLDRIREMGWNSPVVELLVLSACRTALGDERAELGFAGLAVQAGVKSALASLWYVSDEGTLALMTEFYTHLTDAKIKAEALREAQIAMIRGEVRIEGGQLLGTGNLEGITLPSGLQNQRLSFAHPYFWSSFTLIGSPW
- the ltrA gene encoding group II intron reverse transcriptase/maturase, with the protein product MTVAMNKVNTSLKTTETWNAIPWAKVQRKVFKLQKRIFQAAKSGQDAKARRLQKLLTSSYYARLLAVRKVTQDNQGKRTAGIDGVKSLKPEQRLELVKDLGEQFLAKALRRVWIPKPGRNEKRPLGIPTIRDRAEQALVKQALEPEWEARFEGTSYGFRPGRSAHDAIGRIYASINKGSYYVLDADITKCFDKINHEYLLSKLDCCSQHRRQIKQWLKAGVVDNGVFEETPSGTPQGGVISPLLANIALDGMARLIEELYPLIQGQKVKATLIRYADDFVVISPEIEIINQCKIALENWLKPVGLELKPEKTKICHTLREIEVNGEKVTPGFDFLGFTIRQYPVGKYKSGKTGGANSRLIGHKTHIKPSAKAIKAHSEALKGVIKNHKTAPQAALISRLNPIIRGWSNYYSGVVSAETFSQMDYNIWQQLRAWTVSRCGQANLEKLRKYFHKVTVKIGNGKERNEKWLFQAKDGLSLWKHSYTQITRHTLVKPEASPYDGNWSYWATRRGTSLEVPMRVAKLLKKHSGRCSRCGQYFAMEDLMEVDHIQPLSMGGKDEYRNLQLLHRHCHDKKTAEDMQNVKSYQ